From the genome of Ectobacillus sp. JY-23, one region includes:
- a CDS encoding 3-hydroxyacyl-CoA dehydrogenase family protein, which translates to MMKRIAVIGAGIMGSGIAQALAMGGKQVKLYDVSQESLQKGCTSIEKSLRRFVKAGRMCEEEAMDVFHCIAPMQTLQEACQGVELIIEAVPENLQLKKEMFSKLDLYADAETILATNTSELSVTAIASSTKRPEKVIGMHWFNPAPVMKLIEIVRGVCTADETIVAIAQVSKEIGKETVVVKDSQGFVTSRAIAAHMLECMRMYEEGVAGMEDIDKAIRLGLNYPMGPFELADYVGLDTMLFASHGMTEAFGERFRAPQTLMKLVEAGHLGRKTGKGFYDYNKETTGASR; encoded by the coding sequence ATGATGAAACGTATTGCAGTGATTGGAGCAGGCATTATGGGAAGCGGTATCGCACAGGCTTTGGCAATGGGAGGAAAGCAGGTTAAGCTGTACGATGTTTCCCAAGAAAGCTTACAAAAAGGATGCACAAGCATTGAAAAAAGCTTGCGGCGTTTTGTGAAAGCAGGGCGTATGTGTGAAGAAGAAGCAATGGATGTGTTTCATTGCATCGCTCCCATGCAAACATTGCAAGAAGCATGTCAAGGAGTAGAGTTAATTATTGAAGCAGTACCAGAGAATTTACAGCTGAAAAAAGAAATGTTTTCAAAACTAGATTTGTACGCGGATGCTGAAACCATTTTGGCGACTAATACTTCAGAGCTAAGTGTGACTGCTATCGCAAGTAGCACAAAGCGTCCAGAAAAAGTAATTGGCATGCATTGGTTTAATCCCGCGCCTGTTATGAAGCTTATTGAAATTGTCCGCGGTGTGTGCACTGCGGATGAAACCATTGTAGCAATTGCACAAGTTTCCAAGGAAATTGGGAAAGAAACAGTGGTGGTAAAGGACAGCCAAGGCTTTGTAACATCCAGGGCTATTGCTGCACACATGTTAGAATGTATGCGGATGTACGAAGAAGGTGTGGCAGGTATGGAGGATATTGATAAAGCAATTCGCCTTGGGCTGAATTATCCGATGGGCCCTTTTGAACTTGCGGATTATGTAGGACTTGATACCATGCTGTTTGCCAGTCATGGTATGACAGAGGCCTTTGGTGAAAGATTTCGTGCGCCGCAAACGCTTATGAAACTTGTAGAGGCTGGTCATTTGGGAAGAAAAACCGGTAAGGGCTTTTATGATTATAATAAAGAAACAACAGGTGCCAGCCGATGA
- a CDS encoding long-chain fatty acid--CoA ligase yields MMNVPLRISTMMEHAERYFPKKEIVSRTSSGITRLTYKELAARTRRLTSALVKLGVQKGDRVGTFAWNHHRHLESYFAIPGMGGVLHTINIRLAPNHISYIINHAEDKVLLIDEDLLPLIESIKDELNTVEAFIIMTDKHELPPTALQPVYHYEELLAQGDPSYLFLQDIDENDPAGMCYTSATTGNPKGVVYTHRSTVLHCMALGLADSAAISESDVLLPVVPMFHVNAWGLPYASVWFGTKLVLPGPMFTPKLLLELIQEERVTFTAGVPTIWLGVLMELESGSYDTSSLRGVVCGGSAAPKSMIAAFEQKYNIPFLHAYGMTETSPLVALARLKSHELNLDSEAKLDIHAKQGYFVPCVEVKAIGKSGEIKWDGEEIGELLMRGPWIASEYYRDERTADAFRDGWLYTGDVVTIDEEGRIKIVDRVKDVIKSGGEWISSVDLENALMAHEAVFEAAVVAVPHPQWQERPIACVVLKENMPVDKEELYEFLKPQFAKWWLPDDILFLQEIPKTSVGKFLKQALREKVKETLETRA; encoded by the coding sequence ATGATGAATGTACCATTAAGAATTAGCACCATGATGGAGCACGCGGAGCGCTATTTTCCCAAAAAAGAAATTGTATCTCGTACGAGCAGTGGCATTACGAGACTGACCTATAAGGAGCTGGCAGCACGGACACGCCGTTTGACAAGTGCACTTGTCAAATTGGGTGTACAAAAGGGTGATAGAGTTGGAACTTTTGCTTGGAACCATCATCGTCATTTAGAAAGCTATTTTGCTATTCCAGGCATGGGTGGCGTGCTGCATACAATTAATATTCGCTTAGCGCCAAATCATATCTCCTATATTATTAATCATGCAGAAGATAAAGTATTGCTTATTGATGAAGATTTGTTGCCGCTTATTGAGAGCATAAAAGACGAACTTAACACGGTAGAGGCATTTATTATTATGACGGATAAACATGAACTTCCGCCAACTGCGTTACAGCCAGTATATCATTATGAAGAATTGCTTGCACAAGGAGATCCATCATATCTGTTTTTACAGGATATTGATGAAAATGATCCGGCTGGTATGTGCTATACATCAGCTACAACGGGTAACCCAAAAGGTGTTGTATATACACATCGCAGCACAGTACTTCATTGTATGGCGCTAGGTTTGGCCGATAGCGCGGCCATCTCAGAAAGCGATGTACTGCTTCCAGTTGTGCCAATGTTTCATGTGAATGCTTGGGGGCTACCTTATGCGTCTGTTTGGTTTGGGACAAAACTGGTATTGCCAGGGCCTATGTTTACACCAAAACTTTTGTTGGAACTCATTCAAGAGGAGCGCGTCACATTTACAGCTGGTGTACCGACAATTTGGCTTGGTGTATTAATGGAGCTTGAAAGTGGTTCATACGATACAAGTAGCTTACGAGGCGTTGTATGCGGTGGATCTGCGGCACCGAAAAGTATGATTGCAGCGTTTGAACAGAAGTATAACATTCCATTTTTACATGCATACGGAATGACGGAAACAAGTCCGCTTGTAGCATTGGCAAGATTGAAAAGTCATGAACTGAACCTGGATTCAGAAGCGAAGCTGGATATTCATGCCAAGCAAGGTTATTTTGTTCCTTGTGTAGAAGTAAAAGCGATTGGCAAATCCGGTGAAATTAAATGGGACGGCGAAGAAATTGGGGAGCTGCTTATGCGTGGTCCATGGATTGCGTCTGAATATTATCGAGACGAGCGTACAGCTGATGCGTTTCGTGATGGGTGGTTGTATACAGGAGATGTAGTGACAATTGATGAGGAAGGGCGAATTAAAATTGTCGACCGTGTGAAAGATGTGATTAAGAGCGGCGGTGAGTGGATTTCGTCTGTTGATTTAGAAAATGCATTGATGGCGCATGAAGCTGTATTTGAGGCAGCTGTAGTAGCAGTTCCGCATCCACAATGGCAGGAAAGGCCGATTGCATGCGTCGTGCTGAAGGAGAATATGCCAGTAGATAAGGAGGAGCTTTACGAGTTTTTAAAACCGCAGTTTGCCAAGTGGTGGCTGCCAGATGATATTTTATTCCTCCAAGAAATCCCCAAAACGTCTGTCGGGAAATTTTTAAAGCAAGCACTTCGTGAAAAAGTGAAGGAAACTCTGGAGACACGCGCATGA
- a CDS encoding YitT family protein yields the protein MRNLFGVVIGSLLVAISFNIFLIPHKVLSSGLSGIAIIVGILTPFNAGIVNLLLNLPILVLGYIGLGKRFIFNTILSVLVISVGMYYIPVVPIASEALLSSLFGGVIAGAGIGLVLNCFGSTGGFDVIGMLISKTRDIQLGGFLILLNAVVIVVSGFFFTWDAALNSLLSIYVTGKVIDAVHTKHRKLTLMIVTNKAEEMKQSLLTSVVRGITLLEGEGAYSSEKKRVLMTVISKEELFGIKSLISETDPQAFVNITETVEVLGLFRRG from the coding sequence ATGCGCAATTTGTTCGGTGTAGTAATCGGTTCATTATTAGTAGCAATTTCTTTTAACATTTTTCTGATTCCCCACAAAGTCCTGAGCAGCGGCTTAAGTGGTATTGCCATTATTGTAGGGATTTTAACGCCGTTTAATGCGGGCATTGTAAATTTACTTCTTAACCTTCCCATTCTCGTACTTGGGTACATCGGACTTGGAAAACGGTTTATTTTTAATACGATTTTGTCAGTTTTGGTCATTTCTGTAGGTATGTACTATATACCAGTTGTGCCTATCGCTTCAGAAGCACTTTTGTCTTCTTTGTTTGGCGGTGTTATTGCGGGCGCGGGGATTGGACTTGTTTTAAACTGTTTTGGCTCTACAGGAGGATTTGATGTTATCGGTATGCTTATCTCCAAAACACGTGATATTCAACTTGGAGGATTTTTAATTCTATTAAATGCTGTTGTCATTGTTGTTTCAGGCTTTTTCTTCACATGGGATGCCGCTTTAAACAGCTTGCTTTCCATCTATGTAACAGGAAAAGTAATTGATGCAGTTCACACAAAACATCGCAAGCTAACACTTATGATTGTTACAAACAAGGCAGAAGAAATGAAGCAAAGCTTATTAACAAGCGTTGTTCGAGGGATTACATTACTAGAAGGCGAAGGAGCATACTCCAGCGAAAAAAAGCGTGTACTTATGACTGTCATTTCTAAAGAAGAATTATTTGGAATTAAATCATTAATTTCAGAAACAGATCCGCAGGCGTTTGTGAATATCACTGAGACAGTAGAGGTATTAGGACTGTTTCGAAGAGGATAA
- a CDS encoding rhodanese-like domain-containing protein, translating into MYKEITPNEVEQLRREKKLSIIDVREDEEVAQGKIPSATHIPLGELEQRLTEIDKEQEHIMVCRSGARSGRASAFLTEKGYKVKNMSGGMLAWEGDIE; encoded by the coding sequence ATGTATAAAGAAATTACACCGAATGAAGTAGAACAATTACGTCGTGAGAAAAAATTGAGCATTATTGATGTGCGTGAAGATGAAGAGGTGGCACAAGGAAAAATTCCTAGTGCAACTCATATTCCACTCGGCGAGTTGGAGCAAAGACTTACAGAGATTGATAAGGAGCAGGAGCATATTATGGTGTGCCGCTCTGGTGCAAGAAGCGGCCGTGCCTCGGCATTTTTGACAGAGAAGGGATACAAAGTAAAGAATATGAGTGGCGGTATGCTTGCCTGGGAAGGCGACATAGAATAA
- the hutG gene encoding formimidoylglutamase gives MEEGAILYPYLKQKARFVDREVTKWSDIVKTWNGMDVIQGPALIGVPLAKTSISHSGAHLSPDVIRSMLDVYSTYHMDSEQDMKKTVLHDCGNVEMHVTDLHQCHKRIEQTMHALMVAHPNMLPIILGGDHSISFPSISGFAKHKGKVGVIQFDAHHDVRNLEDGGPSNGTPFRNLIEGGHIRGEHLVQIGIRNFSNAKSYHTYVKQHHVHVYEMKKVEKMGIVAILTESINKLRSQVDSIYVSVDMDVLDQAFAPGCPAIGPGGMSSGDLLEAVELLAKESLVEAMDIVEIDPTLDFRDMTSRLAAHLIMTFITMRQ, from the coding sequence ATGGAGGAGGGAGCAATCTTGTATCCATATTTAAAGCAGAAAGCGAGGTTTGTAGATCGTGAAGTGACGAAATGGAGCGACATCGTGAAGACCTGGAATGGAATGGATGTAATACAAGGCCCTGCATTAATCGGAGTACCGCTTGCTAAAACGTCCATCAGCCATTCAGGAGCGCACCTTAGTCCAGATGTAATTCGCAGTATGCTTGATGTTTACTCCACATATCATATGGATAGCGAACAGGATATGAAGAAGACAGTTCTACATGATTGTGGCAATGTAGAAATGCATGTGACAGATTTGCATCAATGTCATAAGCGTATAGAGCAAACGATGCATGCACTCATGGTAGCACATCCAAATATGCTTCCCATCATCTTAGGCGGTGATCATTCTATTAGCTTCCCAAGTATTAGCGGCTTTGCGAAACATAAGGGAAAAGTAGGAGTCATTCAATTTGATGCCCATCATGATGTTCGCAATTTGGAGGATGGGGGTCCATCTAACGGGACACCATTTCGAAATTTAATAGAGGGTGGTCACATTCGAGGAGAACATTTGGTGCAAATTGGAATCAGGAATTTTTCTAATGCTAAATCTTATCATACGTATGTAAAACAGCATCATGTCCATGTATATGAGATGAAGAAAGTTGAGAAAATGGGAATTGTAGCAATCCTAACCGAAAGCATTAACAAATTGCGCTCGCAGGTGGATAGTATATATGTATCAGTGGATATGGATGTTCTCGATCAAGCCTTTGCACCAGGTTGTCCCGCTATAGGACCAGGAGGCATGAGCAGCGGAGATCTGCTAGAAGCTGTAGAACTTTTAGCGAAGGAATCACTGGTCGAAGCAATGGATATTGTCGAAATTGACCCGACACTAGATTTTCGTGATATGACGAGCAGATTGGCCGCACATCTTATTATGACATTTATAACGATGAGACAGTGA
- the hutI gene encoding imidazolonepropionase, which yields MMDTLLINIGQLLTMDHEDGPLKGKKMSILPMIENGAVGIDNGKIVFVGTTAEAMQLQAKERIDCEGKLVSPGLIDPHTHLVFGGSREHEVPLKLQGVPYLEILKHGGGIHSTVRATKQATATELREKARFHLDRMLSFGVTTVEAKSGYGLDQETECKQMAVLKELEDHPVDLVSTFLGAHALPKEYEGRVDEFLQLILSMLPAIRSYAEFVDIFCETGVFTVEQSKRFLLKAKELGFGIKIHADEIDPLGGTEAAVEIGAVSADHLCGASNRGIEMLTNSDTIAVLLPGTTFYLNKEVYARARDMIDGGAAVALATDFNPGSSPTENLQFIMTIAMLKLKMKPEEIWNAVTVNAAYAIRRGEAAGKVKIGRQADLVLWDAYNYLYVPYHYGVNHVNTVWKKGKVVWRREQSCIHI from the coding sequence ATGATGGATACATTGCTTATCAATATCGGACAATTACTTACAATGGATCATGAAGATGGTCCATTAAAAGGGAAAAAGATGAGTATACTTCCTATGATTGAAAATGGGGCAGTTGGAATAGACAACGGTAAAATAGTGTTTGTTGGAACAACTGCGGAAGCGATGCAACTACAAGCAAAAGAAAGAATAGACTGTGAAGGAAAGCTTGTTTCACCGGGGCTTATTGATCCCCATACACATCTCGTTTTTGGAGGATCACGAGAGCATGAAGTACCGTTGAAGCTACAAGGTGTTCCTTATTTAGAGATTTTGAAGCATGGTGGAGGTATCCATTCTACTGTTCGCGCAACGAAGCAAGCGACAGCGACGGAATTAAGAGAGAAAGCTCGTTTTCATTTAGATCGGATGCTTTCTTTTGGGGTGACTACTGTAGAAGCAAAAAGCGGATATGGATTAGATCAAGAAACAGAATGTAAGCAGATGGCTGTTCTCAAAGAATTGGAAGATCATCCCGTGGATCTTGTCTCCACTTTTTTGGGGGCACATGCGTTGCCTAAGGAGTATGAGGGACGTGTGGATGAATTTTTGCAGTTGATATTGAGTATGCTTCCGGCTATTCGCAGCTATGCTGAGTTTGTGGATATTTTTTGTGAGACAGGTGTGTTTACGGTAGAGCAATCTAAGCGTTTTCTTCTAAAAGCAAAGGAACTGGGGTTTGGTATCAAAATACACGCAGATGAAATTGATCCTCTTGGCGGGACGGAAGCGGCAGTGGAAATTGGTGCAGTTTCCGCAGATCATCTGTGCGGGGCCTCTAATCGTGGGATTGAGATGCTTACAAACTCTGATACTATAGCAGTTTTATTGCCTGGGACGACATTTTATTTAAACAAAGAGGTATATGCCAGAGCGCGCGATATGATTGACGGAGGCGCAGCGGTTGCCCTCGCAACGGATTTTAATCCCGGTAGCTCACCGACAGAAAACTTACAATTCATTATGACAATTGCCATGCTAAAGCTTAAAATGAAACCCGAAGAAATTTGGAATGCAGTTACGGTTAATGCCGCTTACGCCATTAGGCGCGGTGAAGCGGCAGGGAAGGTTAAAATTGGACGTCAGGCCGATTTAGTTCTGTGGGATGCATACAACTATTTATATGTGCCGTATCACTATGGCGTAAATCATGTCAATACAGTATGGAAGAAGGGAAAAGTCGTATGGAGGAGGGAGCAATCTTGTATCCATATTTAA
- the hutU gene encoding urocanate hydratase, producing MEQMKLRAPRGTELNTKGWIQEAALRMLLNNLDPEVAENPEELVVYGGIGKAARNWDSLRAIVKSLKKLQDDETLLVQSGKPVAIFKSHPDAPRVLLANSNLVPKWATWEHFRELEKKGLMMYGQMTAGSWIYIGTQGILQGTYETFAEAARQHFNGSLQGTLTVTAGLGGMGGAQPLAVTMNGGVVIVIEVDRQRIERRIDTKYCDRLTDSLDEAIQLALEHKAKREPLSIGLLGNAAEILPQLLQRGITPDLITDQTSAHDPLHGYVPAGMTVVEAAEMRKNQPDAYMTLARKSMADHVKAMITLQKRGAVVFDYGNNIRQVAYDEGVENAFSFPGFVPAFIRPLFCEGKGPFRWVALSGNPEDIYKTDEVILREFADNTHLCNWIKMAREKVAFQGLPSRICWLGYGERAKFGRIINEMVAKGELSAPIVIGRDHLDCGSVASPNRETESMKDGSDAVADWPILNALINSVNGASWVSVHHGGGVGMGYSLHAGMVIVADGTEEAARRIERVLTSDPGMGVVRHVDAGYDLAIQTAKEKGVHIPMMEA from the coding sequence ATGGAACAGATGAAGCTGAGAGCCCCGAGAGGAACAGAATTAAATACAAAAGGGTGGATACAAGAAGCAGCGCTGCGTATGCTTCTAAATAATTTAGATCCGGAAGTGGCGGAAAATCCCGAAGAGCTTGTTGTGTACGGAGGAATTGGTAAGGCGGCACGAAACTGGGATAGCCTACGTGCAATTGTGAAGTCATTAAAGAAACTTCAAGATGATGAGACATTGCTTGTGCAATCAGGCAAGCCTGTGGCGATTTTTAAATCACATCCTGATGCGCCGCGCGTGTTACTTGCAAACTCTAACCTTGTTCCAAAGTGGGCCACATGGGAGCATTTTCGCGAACTTGAGAAAAAAGGTCTCATGATGTATGGTCAAATGACTGCTGGCAGTTGGATTTATATTGGTACACAAGGTATTTTACAAGGCACATATGAGACCTTTGCGGAAGCAGCTCGACAGCATTTTAACGGGTCACTACAAGGAACACTTACGGTAACGGCTGGTCTTGGTGGAATGGGCGGTGCACAGCCACTTGCTGTAACGATGAATGGAGGCGTGGTCATCGTAATTGAGGTTGATCGGCAGCGTATTGAGCGCAGAATCGACACTAAATACTGCGATCGTTTGACAGACTCTCTTGATGAAGCCATTCAACTTGCGCTGGAACATAAAGCGAAGCGGGAGCCGCTTTCTATCGGTTTGCTTGGTAATGCGGCAGAGATTTTACCACAATTATTGCAGCGCGGGATAACACCTGATTTGATTACAGATCAAACTTCAGCACACGATCCGCTTCATGGCTATGTTCCCGCGGGCATGACTGTGGTGGAGGCGGCGGAAATGCGTAAGAATCAGCCGGATGCGTATATGACTTTGGCGAGAAAGAGCATGGCGGATCATGTAAAAGCAATGATTACATTGCAAAAACGAGGCGCTGTGGTGTTTGATTATGGCAACAATATTCGTCAAGTCGCCTATGACGAAGGTGTAGAGAACGCATTTAGCTTCCCTGGGTTTGTTCCGGCTTTTATTCGCCCGCTGTTTTGTGAGGGAAAGGGGCCGTTTCGCTGGGTAGCTTTATCAGGAAATCCTGAAGATATTTATAAAACAGATGAGGTTATTTTACGAGAATTTGCTGATAATACGCATTTATGCAATTGGATTAAAATGGCCCGGGAAAAGGTAGCATTTCAAGGTCTGCCATCTCGCATTTGCTGGTTAGGTTATGGTGAACGGGCAAAATTCGGCAGAATTATTAATGAAATGGTTGCGAAAGGTGAACTATCTGCACCGATTGTAATCGGGCGTGACCATTTGGATTGCGGCTCAGTGGCTTCACCAAACCGAGAAACAGAGAGTATGAAAGACGGTAGCGATGCAGTTGCAGATTGGCCGATTTTAAATGCACTTATTAACAGTGTGAACGGCGCAAGCTGGGTGTCCGTACATCATGGGGGGGGTGTTGGTATGGGCTATTCTCTTCATGCCGGTATGGTAATTGTGGCAGACGGAACAGAAGAAGCGGCAAGAAGAATTGAGCGTGTATTGACATCTGATCCAGGTATGGGCGTTGTACGTCATGTTGATGCAGGATACGACTTAGCAATACAAACAGCAAAGGAAAAAGGCGTGCATATTCCCATGATGGAGGCCTAA
- the hutH gene encoding histidine ammonia-lyase yields the protein MITLTGHSLSLHEMNRLLHKNEKVVACQRSMEKVAACREAVDKIVSNGKVVYGITTGFGKFSDILIKQEDTEALQYNLIMSHACGVGEPFSEIVSRAMLILRANTLLKGFSGIRPLVINLLLELVNRRIHPVIPQQGSLGASGDLAPLSHLALVLMGEGEVFYQGARVHAMVALTKEGLSPIILQAKEGLALINGTQAMTAMGIVGYLEAEKLAFQSELIAAMTLEGLRGIIDAFDSRIHEARGYKEQVDVAARMRNYLQDSKLITRQGDIRVQDAYSLRCIPQVHGATWQALHYVKEKLEIEMNAATDNPLIFVDETVISGGNFHGQPIAFSMDFMKIAVAELANISERRIERLVNPQLSDLPAFLSPEPGLQSGAMIMQYAAASLVSENKTLAHPASVDSIPSSANQEDHVSMGTIGSRHAYSIIQNVRRVLAIEMICAMQAAEYRGVEKMSSTTRDFYYQGRQVVPSIKKDRVFSIDIEMLTDWLQKTDWLHQFVLNRLC from the coding sequence ATGATTACATTAACAGGGCATTCATTATCACTTCATGAGATGAATCGTCTTTTACACAAGAATGAAAAAGTCGTTGCTTGTCAAAGGAGTATGGAAAAAGTAGCCGCTTGCCGTGAGGCGGTAGATAAAATTGTTTCTAATGGGAAAGTAGTATATGGGATTACAACGGGGTTTGGGAAATTTAGTGATATCTTAATTAAACAAGAAGATACAGAGGCGCTGCAGTATAACTTGATTATGTCACACGCTTGTGGAGTAGGGGAGCCTTTTTCGGAAATTGTATCGCGGGCGATGTTAATTTTACGTGCGAATACATTATTAAAAGGCTTTTCAGGTATCAGACCACTTGTTATTAACTTGCTTTTAGAGTTAGTAAACAGACGCATTCATCCAGTCATTCCGCAGCAAGGTTCTTTAGGAGCAAGCGGTGATTTGGCACCGTTGTCTCATCTTGCCCTCGTTTTAATGGGAGAAGGAGAAGTGTTTTATCAAGGAGCACGCGTTCATGCGATGGTAGCTTTAACGAAGGAAGGGTTGTCCCCCATTATACTGCAAGCAAAAGAAGGGTTAGCTTTAATTAATGGCACGCAAGCGATGACCGCAATGGGCATTGTGGGATACTTAGAAGCAGAAAAGCTTGCGTTTCAATCGGAATTAATAGCCGCTATGACGCTAGAGGGACTTCGAGGTATCATAGACGCCTTTGATAGCCGTATACATGAAGCAAGGGGGTATAAAGAGCAAGTAGACGTTGCAGCGCGTATGCGGAATTATTTACAAGACAGTAAGCTTATAACGCGGCAAGGGGATATTCGTGTGCAGGACGCATATTCTTTGAGATGCATCCCGCAGGTGCACGGTGCTACTTGGCAAGCGTTACACTATGTGAAAGAAAAGCTGGAAATTGAAATGAACGCAGCCACAGACAACCCGCTTATTTTTGTAGATGAAACGGTAATTTCAGGAGGGAATTTTCACGGACAGCCCATTGCGTTCTCTATGGACTTCATGAAAATTGCCGTTGCGGAGCTCGCGAACATTTCCGAACGGCGGATCGAGCGGCTTGTGAATCCGCAACTCAGTGATTTGCCTGCATTTTTAAGCCCGGAGCCTGGTTTACAGTCCGGAGCGATGATTATGCAGTATGCGGCAGCCTCGTTGGTGTCAGAAAACAAAACTTTGGCACATCCTGCAAGTGTTGACTCTATTCCTTCTTCCGCCAATCAAGAAGACCACGTTAGTATGGGTACGATCGGCTCGCGTCATGCTTACAGTATTATCCAGAACGTACGCCGTGTATTAGCTATTGAAATGATTTGTGCGATGCAAGCTGCAGAATACAGAGGTGTGGAGAAGATGAGCAGTACGACAAGAGATTTTTATTACCAAGGAAGACAGGTTGTACCATCTATTAAAAAAGATCGTGTATTTTCAATTGATATTGAAATGCTAACGGATTGGTTGCAAAAAACAGATTGGTTACATCAATTTGTATTAAATAGGCTGTGTTAA
- the hutP gene encoding hut operon transcriptional regulator HutP — protein MLEKTNRIGRLAMLLALADEGEVSVELIPPEWHYCIGKVGSMNSQKVVAAMETAAKSQHIIKADVYRETHALYHAIMEAFYGVTRGQVQLGDVLRTVGLRFAIVRGNPYACESEGDWIAVALYGTIGAPVKGLEHEAIGLGINHI, from the coding sequence ATGCTGGAAAAAACGAACCGTATCGGCCGTCTGGCAATGCTGCTGGCACTTGCTGATGAAGGGGAAGTGTCTGTCGAACTTATTCCGCCTGAATGGCATTATTGCATCGGAAAGGTCGGTTCCATGAATTCGCAAAAAGTGGTGGCAGCGATGGAAACTGCAGCGAAAAGTCAGCATATCATTAAAGCAGATGTATACAGAGAAACACATGCATTGTATCATGCAATTATGGAAGCATTCTACGGAGTTACAAGAGGTCAAGTGCAATTAGGAGACGTGCTTCGTACAGTTGGTTTACGCTTTGCCATAGTTCGTGGAAATCCTTACGCATGTGAGAGTGAAGGTGATTGGATTGCCGTCGCTTTGTACGGTACAATCGGAGCGCCTGTAAAGGGGTTAGAGCACGAGGCAATAGGACTTGGAATTAATCACATATAA
- a CDS encoding DUF2621 domain-containing protein, which translates to MLNGWFSWFIVGWTVILLGLMSIGGYFMFRKFLKRLPKEDGMSILDWEAHYIDKTRHLWNDEQKVLLEELVSPVPELFRDVARSKIAGKIGELALQEKATAITQDLIIRGYIIATPKRDHKFLIKTLDKKQIDYSQHTSLFT; encoded by the coding sequence GTGCTGAACGGATGGTTTAGTTGGTTTATTGTTGGATGGACTGTGATTTTATTAGGACTTATGTCTATCGGCGGTTACTTCATGTTCCGGAAGTTTTTAAAGCGTTTACCAAAAGAAGACGGCATGTCGATTTTAGATTGGGAAGCGCATTATATCGATAAAACGCGCCACTTATGGAACGATGAACAAAAAGTACTTTTAGAGGAACTCGTAAGTCCTGTTCCTGAATTGTTCCGCGATGTGGCTCGTTCAAAAATTGCTGGAAAAATAGGTGAGCTTGCCTTGCAGGAAAAGGCGACCGCCATTACACAAGACTTAATTATTCGAGGGTATATTATCGCTACACCAAAGCGAGATCATAAATTCCTTATAAAGACCTTAGATAAGAAACAAATTGATTATTCACAACATACTTCATTGTTTACATAA
- a CDS encoding CcdC family protein, with protein sequence MNLILISSIAAVFMMIAATFIRLKASARPVSPKKIILPPFFMSTGALMYVVPMFRLTSTEILEAVVVGLIFSVFLIKTSKFEVRDQQIYLKRSKAFVFILIGLLIARIAFKTYLSQTISFGELSGMFFLLAFSMIVSWRIAMYRSYKKLAATLKDDYYDKNMKLT encoded by the coding sequence ATGAACTTAATATTAATATCCAGCATTGCAGCTGTTTTCATGATGATTGCTGCCACTTTCATTCGTTTGAAAGCGTCTGCAAGGCCCGTATCCCCTAAAAAAATTATTTTACCACCTTTTTTTATGAGCACGGGTGCATTGATGTATGTTGTACCAATGTTCCGGTTAACATCAACAGAAATACTTGAAGCGGTTGTAGTAGGCTTAATTTTCTCTGTTTTCTTAATTAAAACATCAAAGTTTGAGGTTCGTGATCAACAAATCTATTTGAAGCGCTCGAAGGCATTTGTATTTATTCTGATAGGACTTCTTATTGCGCGGATCGCATTTAAAACATATCTGAGTCAAACCATCTCATTTGGTGAATTAAGTGGCATGTTTTTTTTGCTCGCCTTTTCCATGATTGTTTCTTGGCGTATTGCAATGTATCGTTCTTATAAAAAATTGGCAGCTACTTTGAAAGATGATTATTATGATAAAAATATGAAGCTTACATAA